In Paenibacillus sp. FSL R7-0345, a single window of DNA contains:
- a CDS encoding HTH domain-containing protein translates to MKKVERINIIMRYINNRAHFTISEIMREFHISRSTAIRDIREIEALGMPLVAEVGRDGGYFVMRNSVLPVVRFTDSEVKALFIAFMATRNQQLPYLKSRQSLSEKLLGLISENQQEDLFLLNQILLFEGTNPHNPDLLDLADLPHPMLEKLIQLLLTDCYLFISINEQIYPVYLLHLYREKSAWLIEGFDLLDEKRRIYPVDLLTDVSPYPVKNRLSRKKILEKLSKQEEAANVILEVGPVAIAQFRKYHPVKASLSYTNPYQTTAVLKTYVHVDKPEEVDQITNWLLFLGGDLKVREMPAEVLKSIQSRLDLYSP, encoded by the coding sequence ATGAAAAAAGTTGAACGGATCAACATCATCATGCGCTACATTAACAACCGTGCCCATTTTACCATTTCAGAAATTATGCGGGAATTCCATATCTCCCGGTCCACTGCAATCCGGGATATCCGGGAAATTGAGGCACTCGGGATGCCGCTTGTGGCTGAGGTCGGACGGGACGGGGGTTATTTTGTCATGCGTAACTCTGTCCTTCCGGTTGTCCGCTTTACTGATAGTGAAGTCAAAGCTCTGTTTATAGCCTTTATGGCCACCCGGAATCAGCAGCTTCCGTACCTCAAGAGCCGCCAGTCTCTATCGGAAAAATTACTCGGCCTTATCTCTGAGAACCAGCAGGAGGATCTGTTTCTTTTGAATCAAATTCTGCTGTTTGAAGGAACCAACCCGCACAATCCGGATTTGCTGGATCTTGCCGACCTCCCCCACCCCATGTTAGAAAAGCTGATTCAGCTTCTGCTTACGGACTGTTACTTATTTATTTCTATCAATGAACAAATTTATCCTGTGTACCTCCTGCACCTCTACCGTGAAAAAAGCGCCTGGTTAATTGAAGGCTTTGATCTGCTTGATGAGAAACGGCGGATTTATCCTGTCGACCTGCTTACTGATGTCAGTCCCTACCCGGTAAAAAACAGGCTAAGCCGGAAAAAGATATTAGAAAAGCTGAGCAAGCAGGAAGAAGCCGCCAATGTCATTCTTGAGGTGGGTCCGGTGGCGATCGCCCAATTCAGAAAATACCATCCTGTAAAAGCTTCGCTTTCTTATACAAACCCCTATCAGACAACCGCTGTCCTTAAGACTTATGTTCATGTGGACAAGCCTGAGGAAGTGGACCAGATTACAAACTGGCTGCTTTTCCTGGGTGGGGATCTTAAGGTCAGGGAAATGCCGGCCGAAGTTTTAAAAAGCATACAATCGAGACTGGACCTATACAGCCCGTAA
- a CDS encoding GyrI-like domain-containing protein, producing MALFTLEQKEGFTVIGLGTELKSHYTDYAGINQEKADFWQQVSQDGRLDHLKEIATNDYIFAVNEAVNNKMMHYAGVITDQVAPDEARIIQFPAGDYVVVKGEAETADELNNTLSGIAFGQALPEAVEYAYVGGPNTTVEMGWKNGQIYGEMWIPVVKK from the coding sequence ATGGCACTTTTTACGCTGGAACAAAAAGAAGGCTTCACCGTTATTGGTCTGGGAACTGAGCTCAAGAGCCACTACACAGACTATGCCGGCATCAATCAGGAAAAAGCGGACTTTTGGCAGCAGGTCAGCCAGGATGGAAGACTTGATCATTTAAAAGAGATCGCCACAAATGACTACATTTTTGCCGTCAACGAAGCGGTGAACAACAAAATGATGCATTATGCCGGTGTTATTACGGATCAGGTAGCTCCGGATGAAGCAAGAATCATTCAGTTCCCGGCAGGCGATTATGTCGTTGTTAAAGGGGAGGCGGAGACAGCAGATGAACTGAATAATACACTTTCCGGCATTGCCTTTGGCCAAGCCTTGCCCGAAGCTGTAGAGTACGCTTACGTCGGCGGACCTAATACGACTGTAGAGATGGGATGGAAAAACGGCCAGATTTATGGTGAAATGTGGATTCCTGTTGTGAAAAAATAA
- a CDS encoding GDSL-type esterase/lipase family protein produces MGKRVSVRKSALAFVMSFLMIISLVVPPSPGSAATAAADSPLARQAEYLDRGLVAVLTSSGVYLSWRYLNTDSDEIAFNIYKNGYKVNSAPISDSTNYVDTTGADSSQYQISTVIAGKEVIQPETVSVWHNNYLPIPLDKPADGRTKDGGTYSYYAGDASVGDLDGDGEYEIVFLWSPSNSKDNSQAGYTGNVYIDAVKLDGTKLWRIDLGVNIRAGAHYTQLMVYDLDGNGKAEVVVKTADGTKDGQGTVIGDGTKDYRNDGGYILTGPEYLTLFNGETGAAVSTVDYIPPRGDVAAWGDGYGNRVDRFLGGIAYLDGVKPSVVMARGYYTRTVLTAYDYTGGQLVQRWTFDTNEAGKEYEGQGNHNLSVLDADGDGKDEIMYGSLAIDDNGTLMYSTGLGHGDAIHAGKLDPNRDGYQVVSVHEHTNAEYGLEMRDAATGEILWGQYTGKDTGRGMSADIDPNYPGYESWASTIVDGQMDPLSKGFAANGDVIYEQNEVPKSTNFAIWWDGDLQRELFDHEWNNTTAKGIPLVYKWDYENKQLKEIFRATGSLTNNHTKGTPALQADILGDWREELLLRSEDSSEYRLYTTTIPTAYKIPTLMQDPVYRLGIAWQNVSYNQPPHTGFYLGTEATSFPKANLALTGSQQLPEQVYHFAFGTEPAAGATAVQDTLYSQESGYGFENASGITVGTNHVALPENTKFAVDLPDANYQVTIKVGDDARSSNVGVKSEFVQKLAVTSVNAGEAREYSYDVALVDGQLEFIFTGTAIDVQEITISKYPQKTAGDHTTIYMAGDSTMQSYSEQQAPQEGWGQQFGRYFANGVVVQNDSIGGRSSKSFMVDGRLDSILQRIKPGDYFFISFGHNDASAGIPDRYASPADYKTYLARYINGARQRGAEPVLLTPVGRRDFNTITQEFNVSFPEYVQAAKEVAEELNVKLIDLSQLSIAYYDKIGLSASEKVFLYANPGEYPKYPNGVNDNTHFSSYGAQVIAALVAGAVKEMELGISPYVIDPDITEPEPEPEIQVYEENFDGDPAAVQYAMVNSTGIAGTMAGTIVDQNGNKVLSVNGSGSGNRAKTFRLFDAVNGDIVNMNFDWHSGNVSASPSEGHLSIQDANENIILTLLTKTGTTSPGNKIHYFVGPYTPDYGTGTTAVPDGGIATNLLKNQWVNVNVNINFAEKTMDLTLTSKTDPSLTQTIEDIPMNPGAYTNNVRALRFLGTRKGGGGTLSWTTQIDNVKIEGKQLPPVAGDQKALVALHKEVKALDLSAYTDASKAVLNKALAAVEAILGTEATQEQVDHVFNMLTVAKDSLSAEPAGVISSYSFDFGSGAAAEGFTGVNAKRAYIEGNGYGFADTALVQDENRQTGDLLKEDFTRVNGTSFLVETEPANYKVTMTIGDLQESTNTGVIVEQMPKLPVTAIAKGEFKEVSYDIALIDGVFNFEFSGSTPKINALTIERLPDNGAGTQPVIYLASDSTVANYAESYRPQAGWGEQLGSYFDLDQISIDNRAVSGLSSKTFLVGGYLNNILLNIHEGDYLFMQWSHNDSTPSRPERYLTPEQFKVYLKDYINGTVQRGATPVLVTPVNRRDFSGEVLNKSFPEYVQAMKETAQETGTLLIDLNQASWEYFQELGPEGTKSIFMWVGTTEDNTHLQMNGAIKVSGMVAKLVQELNIPLSKLVTLEEEPSDQKAPHTTASVEGDLFNGWYTSAVKVSFSATDEDSEVEATYFKVDGGEAVSGTQLTLSEEGNHTVTFWSVDVDGNKETEQTLSLPIDLTPPVIEIQGQTEYTIDQQVVIGYSAADTVSGIEQPAGEVLNTPAYTLDPGLNTVTALVYDRAGQTTTLDYSFGVTATFASLTTLTNMFAAGSEDPGAAAVAGQLAGKLQQAEQAAVTHNGAKARQLLTAFSNDVNAARNTVFTAEQADALVKWSAWLSQATPLASSAPGTPVLSDNNGHDTGLRDGDYTITMNLWWGNNGSKFKLYEDGKLVKEVSLSDQSPAAQSVQIDITGKKNGTYVYTGELINALGTTKSAPLTVTVTDASPGQAVLSNDNWDGDGSFNVTMNLWWGTNATEYKLYENGKLVDTQALQARTPGAQSAVTAISGKAAGTYVYEAVLSNAAGETRTVKMTVTVRK; encoded by the coding sequence ATGGGTAAAAGAGTTTCCGTCAGGAAATCGGCGCTTGCATTCGTTATGTCCTTTCTCATGATCATTTCGTTAGTTGTTCCTCCATCTCCGGGATCTGCTGCAACAGCAGCGGCAGATAGTCCGCTTGCCCGGCAGGCAGAGTATCTCGACCGGGGTCTGGTAGCAGTTCTGACCAGCAGCGGTGTGTACTTGAGCTGGAGATACTTAAATACGGATTCAGATGAAATCGCTTTCAACATATATAAAAACGGATATAAAGTAAACAGCGCTCCTATCAGTGATTCGACAAACTATGTCGATACTACAGGAGCGGACAGCTCTCAATATCAGATTTCTACTGTTATTGCCGGCAAGGAAGTGATCCAGCCGGAGACGGTATCGGTATGGCATAACAATTATTTACCGATCCCGCTGGATAAACCGGCTGACGGCCGGACAAAGGACGGCGGCACCTACTCCTATTATGCCGGAGATGCATCAGTAGGGGACCTTGATGGCGACGGAGAATATGAAATCGTTTTCTTGTGGAGCCCGAGCAACTCTAAGGATAACTCTCAGGCCGGTTATACCGGCAATGTCTATATTGATGCCGTTAAGCTTGACGGCACGAAGCTGTGGCGGATTGACCTTGGGGTGAATATCCGGGCCGGGGCCCACTATACCCAGCTGATGGTCTACGACCTGGACGGCAACGGAAAAGCCGAGGTTGTAGTCAAAACCGCAGACGGCACAAAGGACGGCCAAGGCACCGTAATCGGTGACGGCACGAAGGATTACCGCAATGACGGCGGATATATCCTGACAGGTCCGGAATATCTCACGTTGTTCAACGGTGAGACCGGAGCAGCTGTATCTACCGTGGATTACATCCCGCCAAGAGGCGATGTTGCCGCATGGGGTGACGGATACGGCAACCGCGTGGACCGGTTCCTCGGAGGGATTGCCTATCTTGACGGTGTGAAGCCAAGCGTGGTGATGGCCCGCGGCTACTATACACGTACTGTGCTGACAGCTTACGATTACACCGGCGGCCAGCTGGTACAGCGCTGGACCTTTGATACCAACGAAGCCGGCAAAGAGTACGAAGGACAGGGCAACCATAATCTCAGCGTGCTTGATGCTGATGGTGACGGTAAAGATGAAATCATGTATGGTTCACTGGCAATTGATGATAACGGGACCTTGATGTACAGCACCGGCCTCGGACATGGCGATGCGATTCACGCCGGCAAGCTTGATCCGAACCGGGACGGTTACCAGGTTGTAAGCGTACATGAGCATACAAATGCCGAGTATGGACTGGAGATGCGCGACGCCGCTACAGGCGAAATTCTCTGGGGCCAATATACAGGTAAAGATACCGGACGCGGAATGTCTGCAGATATTGATCCAAACTATCCCGGATATGAATCCTGGGCCTCCACCATTGTGGACGGACAGATGGACCCTCTTTCCAAGGGTTTTGCGGCAAACGGCGATGTCATTTATGAACAGAACGAAGTGCCTAAGAGTACAAACTTTGCAATCTGGTGGGACGGGGATCTTCAGCGCGAGCTGTTCGACCATGAATGGAATAACACAACAGCAAAAGGCATTCCGCTTGTTTACAAATGGGATTATGAAAACAAGCAGCTGAAGGAAATCTTCCGGGCAACCGGTTCCTTAACCAATAACCACACCAAGGGAACTCCTGCCCTTCAGGCGGATATTCTGGGTGACTGGCGTGAAGAGCTGCTGCTGCGCAGTGAGGATAGCAGTGAGTACAGACTCTACACGACAACTATTCCTACAGCTTACAAAATCCCAACGCTGATGCAGGACCCTGTATACCGCTTGGGTATTGCCTGGCAGAATGTAAGCTACAATCAGCCTCCTCACACAGGCTTCTATCTTGGTACTGAAGCTACCTCATTCCCGAAAGCCAACCTGGCGCTGACCGGCTCACAGCAGCTGCCGGAGCAGGTGTACCATTTTGCTTTCGGTACGGAGCCTGCTGCGGGAGCAACCGCTGTTCAGGACACTCTGTATTCGCAGGAGTCAGGCTACGGCTTTGAAAATGCCAGTGGGATCACGGTAGGCACAAACCATGTGGCCCTGCCGGAAAATACCAAGTTCGCAGTCGATCTGCCTGATGCCAACTATCAGGTTACGATTAAGGTCGGGGATGATGCCCGCAGCTCCAATGTGGGTGTTAAATCCGAATTTGTGCAAAAGCTGGCTGTAACCAGCGTTAACGCTGGAGAAGCACGCGAATATTCCTATGACGTTGCACTGGTTGACGGTCAACTGGAGTTCATTTTTACCGGAACAGCCATTGACGTTCAGGAAATCACCATTTCGAAATATCCGCAGAAGACAGCGGGAGACCACACTACAATCTACATGGCCGGCGATTCGACCATGCAGTCCTACAGTGAGCAGCAGGCACCTCAGGAAGGCTGGGGCCAGCAGTTCGGCCGTTACTTCGCTAATGGCGTTGTAGTCCAGAATGATTCGATCGGCGGCAGAAGCAGCAAATCGTTCATGGTGGACGGCCGTCTGGATTCCATCCTTCAGCGGATTAAACCGGGCGACTATTTCTTTATTTCCTTCGGCCATAACGATGCCAGCGCCGGTATTCCGGACCGGTATGCTTCGCCGGCGGATTACAAGACCTATCTGGCCCGTTATATCAACGGTGCTAGACAGCGGGGCGCTGAGCCAGTCCTGCTTACACCGGTAGGACGCAGGGATTTTAACACTATTACTCAAGAATTTAATGTAAGCTTCCCGGAATATGTGCAGGCTGCCAAAGAGGTAGCAGAAGAACTGAATGTAAAGCTGATTGACCTCAGCCAGTTGAGTATTGCCTATTACGATAAAATTGGCCTCAGTGCTTCGGAAAAGGTCTTCCTGTATGCCAACCCGGGCGAATATCCGAAGTATCCGAACGGGGTAAATGATAACACCCATTTCAGCAGCTACGGCGCACAGGTGATCGCGGCATTGGTTGCCGGAGCAGTTAAAGAAATGGAACTGGGCATTTCACCTTATGTTATCGACCCGGATATTACCGAGCCAGAACCGGAACCGGAAATCCAGGTCTATGAAGAAAACTTTGATGGTGATCCTGCGGCTGTCCAGTACGCGATGGTCAATTCTACAGGGATTGCCGGTACGATGGCAGGAACCATTGTCGACCAGAACGGAAACAAAGTACTGTCCGTTAACGGGTCAGGTTCGGGTAACCGTGCCAAGACATTCCGGTTGTTCGATGCCGTGAACGGGGACATTGTAAATATGAACTTTGACTGGCATTCCGGCAATGTCAGCGCTTCTCCGTCGGAAGGACATCTGTCCATCCAGGATGCGAACGAGAATATTATTCTCACACTGCTGACCAAGACCGGCACTACAAGTCCGGGCAACAAAATCCATTACTTCGTTGGGCCGTATACACCGGATTATGGAACAGGTACTACAGCAGTACCGGATGGCGGCATTGCCACCAACCTGCTGAAGAACCAGTGGGTCAATGTGAACGTTAACATTAATTTTGCCGAAAAAACAATGGATCTGACGTTGACGAGTAAGACGGACCCGAGCCTTACGCAGACTATTGAGGATATTCCGATGAATCCGGGCGCCTATACCAATAATGTAAGGGCACTGCGTTTCCTTGGAACAAGAAAAGGCGGAGGCGGAACACTCAGCTGGACCACCCAGATTGACAATGTGAAGATTGAAGGCAAGCAGCTGCCGCCGGTGGCCGGTGATCAGAAGGCGCTTGTTGCCCTGCACAAGGAAGTAAAAGCACTGGATCTGTCAGCTTACACTGATGCATCCAAAGCGGTATTAAACAAAGCGTTAGCGGCTGTTGAAGCAATCCTCGGTACGGAAGCGACACAGGAGCAGGTTGATCATGTGTTTAACATGCTGACAGTGGCCAAGGATTCTTTATCCGCTGAACCTGCGGGTGTGATCAGCAGCTACTCCTTTGATTTCGGCTCCGGTGCTGCCGCAGAAGGCTTCACCGGTGTAAATGCAAAGAGAGCTTATATTGAAGGCAACGGATACGGCTTTGCCGATACCGCGCTGGTTCAGGACGAGAACCGGCAGACCGGGGATCTCCTGAAGGAAGACTTTACCCGCGTAAACGGCACCTCCTTCCTGGTGGAAACGGAGCCTGCCAATTATAAGGTAACCATGACTATCGGTGATTTACAGGAATCAACGAACACCGGCGTAATTGTAGAGCAAATGCCAAAGCTTCCGGTTACGGCCATAGCCAAAGGCGAATTCAAAGAGGTTTCTTATGACATTGCATTAATTGACGGCGTCTTTAACTTTGAGTTCTCTGGCAGCACTCCAAAGATTAACGCGCTGACCATCGAACGCCTGCCTGACAACGGTGCTGGCACACAGCCGGTCATTTATCTGGCGAGCGATTCCACGGTAGCCAATTATGCCGAAAGCTACCGTCCGCAGGCCGGATGGGGCGAACAGCTGGGCAGCTACTTCGATCTGGATCAGATCAGTATCGACAACCGTGCGGTCAGCGGGCTCAGCAGCAAAACCTTCCTGGTAGGCGGATATCTGAATAACATCCTGCTGAACATTCACGAAGGCGATTACCTGTTCATGCAGTGGTCTCACAATGATTCCACACCATCGCGTCCGGAACGTTATCTGACACCGGAGCAATTCAAGGTGTACCTGAAGGATTACATTAACGGCACAGTACAAAGAGGGGCAACTCCGGTGCTGGTTACACCGGTCAACCGCCGTGACTTTAGCGGTGAAGTACTCAATAAGAGCTTCCCTGAGTATGTGCAGGCGATGAAAGAAACAGCACAGGAAACAGGAACGCTGCTGATTGATCTGAACCAGGCAAGCTGGGAATATTTCCAGGAGCTTGGTCCGGAAGGAACCAAATCGATCTTTATGTGGGTGGGTACAACTGAAGACAACACCCATCTGCAGATGAACGGTGCAATCAAGGTATCCGGCATGGTGGCTAAGCTGGTACAGGAGCTGAATATTCCACTGTCTAAGCTCGTCACACTGGAAGAGGAGCCGTCAGACCAGAAAGCGCCGCACACAACAGCATCAGTGGAAGGTGATCTGTTTAACGGCTGGTATACTTCTGCTGTAAAAGTTAGCTTTAGCGCAACAGATGAGGATTCAGAAGTGGAAGCAACCTACTTCAAGGTTGATGGCGGTGAGGCGGTAAGCGGAACGCAGCTGACCCTTAGTGAAGAGGGCAATCATACCGTAACCTTCTGGAGTGTTGACGTTGACGGCAACAAAGAGACGGAACAAACCCTTTCCCTGCCAATTGATCTGACGCCTCCAGTCATTGAAATTCAGGGACAGACTGAATACACCATTGACCAGCAGGTTGTCATTGGCTATTCCGCTGCCGATACCGTCTCAGGCATCGAACAGCCGGCCGGAGAGGTATTGAACACCCCGGCCTATACACTGGACCCAGGCTTAAATACAGTAACTGCACTGGTCTATGACCGCGCAGGCCAAACGACCACTTTGGACTACAGCTTTGGTGTTACAGCTACCTTTGCAAGTCTGACGACACTGACCAATATGTTTGCAGCAGGATCGGAAGACCCTGGTGCAGCAGCTGTTGCCGGACAACTGGCAGGTAAGCTGCAGCAGGCTGAGCAAGCAGCTGTTACGCACAACGGGGCAAAAGCGCGTCAGCTTCTTACGGCTTTCAGCAATGATGTCAATGCAGCCCGAAACACAGTGTTCACAGCTGAACAGGCTGATGCGCTGGTGAAGTGGTCTGCATGGCTGAGCCAGGCGACTCCGCTGGCGAGCAGTGCTCCAGGCACGCCGGTGCTGTCCGATAATAACGGTCACGACACCGGCCTCAGAGACGGGGACTACACAATCACCATGAATCTCTGGTGGGGTAATAACGGTAGCAAGTTCAAACTGTACGAGGACGGCAAGCTGGTCAAAGAGGTATCCCTGTCCGACCAGTCTCCGGCTGCCCAATCCGTGCAGATTGATATTACCGGAAAGAAAAACGGAACCTACGTTTATACCGGTGAACTGATTAATGCACTGGGAACAACAAAGAGTGCACCTCTGACTGTGACGGTTACCGATGCCTCCCCGGGTCAAGCAGTATTGTCTAACGACAACTGGGATGGAGACGGAAGCTTTAACGTCACGATGAATCTGTGGTGGGGTACCAACGCTACAGAATACAAGCTCTACGAAAATGGAAAGCTGGTAGATACACAAGCACTTCAGGCCCGTACGCCTGGCGCCCAGTCGGCAGTAACAGCCATTTCCGGCAAAGCCGCTGGCACTTACGTATACGAAGCGGTACTGAGCAACGCTGCGGGTGAAACCCGGACCGTGAAGATGACTGTAACCGTACGGAAATAA
- a CDS encoding NAD(P)-dependent alcohol dehydrogenase, which yields MSNSGVTGTTGAGSMMAMVYDSYGTTEVLRIEPVEIPVPKEHEVLIEVHAASVNSWDWDLLRGKPFVNRIGAFRSPRYRILGADIAGKVVKVGAAATTFKPGDEVFGDLSGCGWGGFAEYVCAAESALTPKPATLSFVEAAAIPQAAVLALQGLRDKGKLQSGQHVLINGAGGGVGTFAIQYAKMHGATVTGVDNAGKLEMLQVAGADHVLDYTKADFTKNGQKYDLILDVVGNRPIFALKRALRKNGTYVMIGGTFPCIILNLLYSPFLSLFENKKAALLVHKPNHADQLLWKEYAEGGQIKPVIYREYSLKEAAQAVRDLGEGSVKGKAVIRIKS from the coding sequence ATGAGCAATTCAGGGGTAACCGGCACAACAGGCGCAGGCTCGATGATGGCGATGGTTTACGATAGCTATGGAACAACAGAGGTCCTCCGGATTGAACCGGTAGAGATTCCTGTACCCAAGGAACATGAAGTGTTGATCGAGGTGCATGCCGCTTCCGTCAACTCCTGGGACTGGGATCTCCTGCGCGGTAAACCTTTTGTAAACAGGATTGGCGCATTCCGTTCCCCCCGTTACCGGATACTTGGTGCAGATATCGCCGGCAAGGTAGTTAAGGTGGGGGCAGCTGCCACAACATTCAAGCCCGGAGACGAGGTGTTCGGTGATCTGTCCGGCTGCGGGTGGGGCGGATTTGCCGAGTATGTCTGCGCAGCAGAGTCAGCTCTAACCCCAAAACCGGCTACGCTAAGCTTTGTGGAGGCGGCGGCTATCCCTCAGGCGGCCGTTCTGGCCTTGCAGGGTCTGCGTGACAAAGGGAAGCTGCAGTCAGGGCAGCATGTTCTGATTAACGGCGCGGGGGGAGGAGTCGGGACCTTTGCGATCCAATATGCCAAGATGCATGGGGCCACAGTGACCGGGGTCGATAACGCCGGAAAGCTGGAGATGCTGCAGGTGGCCGGGGCAGACCATGTACTCGATTATACCAAGGCGGATTTTACCAAAAACGGGCAGAAATACGACCTGATCCTCGACGTTGTCGGAAACCGCCCCATATTCGCTTTGAAGCGTGCGCTTAGGAAAAACGGCACCTATGTCATGATCGGCGGAACGTTCCCGTGCATCATCCTGAATCTGCTCTATTCCCCGTTTCTTTCCCTGTTTGAAAATAAAAAAGCGGCCTTATTGGTCCATAAACCAAACCATGCCGACCAGCTGCTCTGGAAGGAGTATGCTGAAGGCGGTCAGATCAAACCTGTAATATACCGGGAATACTCTCTAAAGGAAGCCGCTCAGGCGGTCCGTGATCTCGGCGAAGGCTCTGTAAAGGGCAAAGCTGTAATCCGTATAAAGTCTTAA